The Tubulanus polymorphus chromosome 1, tnTubPoly1.2, whole genome shotgun sequence genome contains a region encoding:
- the LOC141898977 gene encoding DNA topoisomerase 2-binding protein 1-like isoform X2, protein MNLAVYFLKPVPDGDEKSIPQPLLQAFKILGAETSPIWISKDECYAIKEKKSRVTMFVNDFSTPEFQHLESTKNRIYGPFCAINCFQLGVGFPRFPHPVFCMSMNNLTICCTGVPTEQRNKCFKLVKYMGGKVDKQFNDNVTHLVAADTGSQKYLVAGQMGVPIMLPEWIDAVWKESQKRICAATEEQFSHLRTPVFYKAVITLSGFDLSERARYKLLIEDAGGRFSGQMIAKECTHLVTSEPRGKKYTFAVKWKGILIVSPQWLHDSVERGYRLDETLYTVGPDKSKATSTPTKDRASLHSLTDISCIDSSNMSAVSAIDETTDASMEMAKPLTSFTRRPSSSDLKPELIELKNLDLNSPEVQSHEMFLDGCKIYVVGFSQQDSEKVKKIINLGGATRYSNINECVTHVIMGERIQSDLDLIIKESFEPKVVTLSWLLESLQQGHPVDEIPFRFEKATSDQKIDIPKKKMDVKPKQNEKDPFPKPNQLENNQDDMNDILSQYLGDPERQLDDPDHDMTAPPVPDNNSQLVDNTMETTYWALPFKDKEFILFGLDTDVEHLKEIITEMGGKLVQSVVRHVVDYAVVPLFGYPVNITVGEVVSTAWIDRCIEEQALLSVDDHVLYRPLTLAADAQPLTGCVVTISGFVGSFRNCLHQIAESLGACVQDHLAHKAKSEQALKASTHLLVNIPAGIGSSKYKAAVKWKIQIVREEWLYECAKTGRKIAEDKYSVDTTTAAAAASNMNTSTSSATNTPTSNKRNIAITPTSTNRIPTDRESLPLQSPRDLNIPPKTPKLINQRVQALMASAESLTPKPNHNLVSPGQFLNPDKPFIPNFDCAAFLDAIKTPVNAVRQAGQLKRRNSTPIAELISRNLAKGVENMAKGGLQLDQALVGGAEDDVEQNTRNSEDNDLNKPLAGVVIYVSKKLQAKQAEYHNIAGPLGADYRWTYDSSVTHLLYQGRGTDKEYKTAKQQKKFIISPYWLLLCKDMNSKVEEALFPHNYNPKMSLSVSTPTPTGRSTRRSVRNSSTTGDSNQEETTSKSNSSEDERTPAAAATPAPSANNIDINEESEPIQNATKENVEETSMTVSESSKVLCKQMEDLINATKGQKPERRKSRRLNSFGQLNASSSNESNVSNESKSTRSKFVKHTSKEEIVENIAPPDTQCEASQSLEVMWDDPTGRLEREKMADELERAYNPTQPNDFQFQPVFPSNADNVPIDQPLDAQNDHQADRTVTPEPPSLTFPRPKSTNIPPPQPIELIDDGDDLNEEEGMKLKTNPVFLLSGISVEERTVYGALIEQLGGICSDSQHFDTKSTHLVIEVPTRNEKVLASIASGKWVLHKSYFQACKLAGHFVDESEHEWGSISTEGMTGLSKLSLDLASAAHRWRLRVEQHHEGAFCGWSVVFCCTPHKVTGFKRLIEAGGGTVLATRPPYSSPNVLESCTHAFIETKSKTEFPVNEFVKAGIDCLKPEYIGAFLVNEPTPNSFYINQVAASVMRHPNHKRKGSDTLVLSNEAKKMKVNCN, encoded by the exons ATTTTGGGGGCAGAGACTTCACCAATTTGGATTAGTAAAGATGAATGTTATGCGATCAAAGAGAAAAAATCACGAGTTACaatgtttgtaaatgatttttcaactcCTGAATTCCAGCATTTAGAATCGACTAAAAATCG gaTATATGGACCATTCTGTGCAATTAACTGCTTTCAGCTTGGTGTG GGTTTTCCAAGATTTCCACATCCAGTGTTCTGTATGTCTATGAATAACTTGACAATTTGCTGTACAGGAGTTCCCACTGAACAACGA AACAAATGTTTTAAATTAGTCAAGTACATGGGTGGAAAAGTTGACAAACAATTCAACGACAATGTGACTCATCTCGTAGCAGCAGATACTGGCTCACAAAAATATCTG gtTGCTGGCCAGATGGGTGTGCCTATAATGTTGCCTGAATGGATTGACGCTGTCTGGAAAGAATCACAAAAACGCATATGTGCAGCAACTGAGGAACAATTCTCCCATCTTAGAACTCCTGTCTTTTACAAGGCCGTGATAACATTATCAGGATTTGACCTAAGTGAAAGAGCGCGGTATAAGCTGTTGATTGAAGATGCTG GTGGACGTTTCTCAGGTCAGATGATAGCCAAAGAATGCACGCACCTTGTTACATCAGAACCGCGTG GTAAAAAATATACTTTTGCTGTTAAATGGAAAGGTATACTGATCGTAAGTCCACAGTGGTTACACGATTCAGTTGAGCGAGGTTATCGTTTGGATGAAACACTGTATACTGTTGGTCCTGACAAATCGAAAGCTACCTCTACACCTACTAAGGATAGAG cATCATTGCACTCATTAACGGATATCAGCTGTATCGACTCGTCTAATATGTCGGCAGTATCTGCAATAGATGAAACCACAGATGCTTCAATGGAGATGGCGAAACCTCTGACAAGCTTTACTCGACGACCCTCTAGTTCTGACCTGAAACCAGAATTGatagaattgaaaaatcttGATCTGAATTCACCTGAAGTTCAATCCCACGAAATGTTCCTTGATGGCTGTAAG ATTTATGTGGTGGGATTCTCGCAACAAGACAGTGAAAAAGTGaagaaaatcatcaatttagGAGGCGCAACACG CTATAGCAATATAAATGAGTGTGTAACACATGTAATAATGGGTGAAAGAATTCAATCAGACTTGGATTTGATAATCAAAGAATCGTTTGA GCCCAAAGTAGTGACTCTTTCATGGCTGCTCGAGAGTTTACAACAAGGACATCCTGTTGATGAGATACCTTTCCGCTTTGAAAAAGCAACATCTGATCAAAAAATAGATATACCTAAAAA GAAAATGGATGTCAAGCCTAAACAAAATGAGAAAGATCCCTTTCCTAAGCCTAACCAATTGGAAAATAATCAGGATGAtatgaatgatattttgagCCAGTATTTAG gtgACCCAGAACGACAGTTGGATGACCCAGATCATGACATGACAGCTCCTCCAGTACCGGATAACAATTCACAACTAG TTGACAATACAATGGAAACAACATACTGGGCGCTACCGTTTAAAGACAAAGAGTTCATCCTATTTGGGTTAGACACAGATGTTGAGCATCTAAAAGAAATCATTACTGAAATGGGAG GAAAGTTGGTTCAATCAGTCGTACGACATGTTGTTGATTACGCCGTGGTTCCATTATTCGGTTATCCTGTTAACATCACAGTTGGTGAAGTCGTATCTACTGCATGGATT gatcGATGTATTGAAGAACAAGCATTACTCTCAGTTGATGATCATGTGTTGTATCGACCATTAACACTTGCAGCAGATGCACAGCCTCTTACCGGATGTGTTGTTACTATCAG CGGTTTTGTTGGATCGTTTCGTAATTGTTTGCACCAGATAGCTGAAAGTTTAGGAGCCTG CGTACAAGATCATTTAGCTCACAAAGCTAAAAGCGAGCAAGCGTTGAAAGCGAGCACTCATTTACTGGTCAATATTCCTGCTGGTATAGGTAGCAGCAAATACAAGGCTGCTGTTAAatggaaaattcaaattgtcCGAGAAGA ATGGCTGTATGAGTGTGCTAAAACTGGTAGAAAGATAGCAGAAGATAAATATTCAGTTGATACAACAacagcggcggcggcagcaTCGA ATATGAATACCAGTACTAGTTCCGCCACTAACACTCCGACATCAAACAAGCGAAATATAGCAATTACACCTACCAGTACCAATCGAATACCAACAGATCGTGAAAGTTTACCTCTGCAATCTCCAAGAGATTTAAATATTCCACCAAAAACGCCTAAACTCATTAATCAAAGAGTACAG GCATTGATGGCAAGCGCAGAATCTTTGACGCCGAAACCCAATCATAATTTAGTGTCACCTGGACAATTTCTGAACCCCGATAAACCATTTATACCAAACTTTGATTGCGCG GCTTTCCTCGATGCTATTAAAACTCCAGTTAATGCTGTAAGGCAGGCTGGACAACTAAAGAGAAGAAATAGTACA CCCATTGCTGAATTGATCAGTAGGAATTTAGCAAAAGGGGTAGAGAATATGGCGAAAGGAGGATTACAACTTGACCAGGCTCTGGTTGGTGGAGCTGAGGACGATGTTGAACAAAACACGCGAAATTCTGAG GATAACGATCTAAATAAACCACTTGCTGGTGTTGTGATTTATGTCAGTAAGAAACTGCAAGCTAAACAAGCTGAATACCACAATATAGCTGGTCCATTAGGAGCAGACTATCGATGGACATATGATTCCTCTGTTACTCATTTACTTTATCAG GGCCGTGGAACTGATAAAGAGTATAAGACAGCCAAACAGCAGAAAAAGTTCATCATATCACCGTATTGGCTATTACTG tGTAAAGATATGAATTCTAAAGTTGAGGAGGCACTTTTTCCACACAATTATAATCCAAAAATGAGTCTG TCAGTCTCGACACCGACTCCAACAGGTCGGTCCACACGCAGGTCCGTGCGTAATAGCAGTACTACTGGCGATTCGAACCAAGAGGAAACGACCTCAAAAAGTAATTCATCAGAAGATGAACGTACCCCAGCTGCTGCAGCTACTCCTGCTCCTAGTGCTAATAACATAGACATCAATGAAGAGTCTGAGCCAATTCAG aaTGCCACTAAAGAGAATGTAGAAGAGACTTCTATGACTGTATCAGAGAGCAGTAAAGTTTTATGTAAACAGATGGAAGACCTTATTAATGCCACAAA AGGCCAAAAACCCGAAAGACGGAAAAGTAGGCGGCTCAACT CGTTCGGACAGTTAAATGCTTCATCGTCAAATGAAAGTAATGTCAGTAATGAGTCAAAGTCAACACGATCCAAATTTGTGAAACATACCTCAAAAG AagaaattgtggaaaatattgCGCCACCAGACACTCAGTGTGAAGCTTCACAGAGTTTAGAAGTAATGTGGGACGATCCTACTGGCAG ATTAGAAAGAGAGAAGATGGCTGATGAATTAGAGCGTGCTTATAATCCAACTCAACCTAATGATTTTCAGTTTCAGCCGGTTTTTCCTTCGAATGCAGATAATGTACCAATTGACCAACCACTG GATGCACAGAATGACCATCAAGCAGACCGTACAGTAACCCCAGAACCACCATCACTTACGTTCCCTCGACCTAAATCTACTAACATTCCACCACCACAGCCTATTGAGTTGATCGACGATGGCGACGATTTAAATGAGGAAGAAGGGATGAAATTGAAGACCAATCCTGTTTTCTTGTTGTCCGGAATATCTGTTGAA GAACGCACAGTTTATGGTGCATTAATTGAGCAGCTTGGTGGTATTTGTTCAGACTCGCAACATTTTGATACAAAATCCACACATCTAGTTATAG agGTACCTACACGTAATGAAAAGGTATTGGCATCTATAGCTTCTGGAAAATGGGTTTTACATAAGTCTTACTTCCAAGCGTGTAAGCTTGCCGGTCACTTTGTCGAT GAGTCTGAACATGAGTGGGGTAGTATTAGTACAGAAGGTATGACTGGCCTCAGTAAATTGTCGCTTGATTTAGCATCTGCTGCTCATAGATGGAGATTGAGGGTTGAACAA cATCACGAAGGAGCTTTCTGCGGTTGGAGTGTTGTTTTCTGTTGTACGCCACATAAAGTGACTGGGTTTAAACGGCTGATAGAGGCAGGTGGAGGGACGGTATTAGCAACGAG ACCACCGTATTCAAGCCCGAATGTATTAGAATCTTGTACTCATGCATTTATCGAGACCAAATCAAAAACTGAG TTTCCAGTAAATGAGTTTGTAAAAGCTGGAATTGACTGTTTGAAACCTGAATATATTGGTGCTTTCCTGGTCAACGAGCCTACGCCAAATTCTTTTTACATCAATCAAGTTGCTGCTTCTGTTATGAG GCATCCAAACCATAAGAGAAAAGGCTCAGATACATTAGTATTGAGTAATGAAGCTAAGAAAATGAAGGTGAATTGTAATTAG
- the LOC141898977 gene encoding DNA topoisomerase 2-binding protein 1-like isoform X1, whose amino-acid sequence MNLAVYFLKPVPDGDEKSIPQPLLQAFKILGAETSPIWISKDECYAIKEKKSRVTMFVNDFSTPEFQHLESTKNRIYGPFCAINCFQLGVGFPRFPHPVFCMSMNNLTICCTGVPTEQRNKCFKLVKYMGGKVDKQFNDNVTHLVAADTGSQKYLVAGQMGVPIMLPEWIDAVWKESQKRICAATEEQFSHLRTPVFYKAVITLSGFDLSERARYKLLIEDAGGRFSGQMIAKECTHLVTSEPRGKKYTFAVKWKGILIVSPQWLHDSVERGYRLDETLYTVGPDKSKATSTPTKDRASLHSLTDISCIDSSNMSAVSAIDETTDASMEMAKPLTSFTRRPSSSDLKPELIELKNLDLNSPEVQSHEMFLDGCKIYVVGFSQQDSEKVKKIINLGGATRYSNINECVTHVIMGERIQSDLDLIIKESFEPKVVTLSWLLESLQQGHPVDEIPFRFEKATSDQKIDIPKKKMDVKPKQNEKDPFPKPNQLENNQDDMNDILSQYLGDPERQLDDPDHDMTAPPVPDNNSQLVDNTMETTYWALPFKDKEFILFGLDTDVEHLKEIITEMGGKLVQSVVRHVVDYAVVPLFGYPVNITVGEVVSTAWIDRCIEEQALLSVDDHVLYRPLTLAADAQPLTGCVVTISGFVGSFRNCLHQIAESLGACVQDHLAHKAKSEQALKASTHLLVNIPAGIGSSKYKAAVKWKIQIVREEWLYECAKTGRKIAEDKYSVDTTTAAAAASKDMNTSTSSATNTPTSNKRNIAITPTSTNRIPTDRESLPLQSPRDLNIPPKTPKLINQRVQALMASAESLTPKPNHNLVSPGQFLNPDKPFIPNFDCAAFLDAIKTPVNAVRQAGQLKRRNSTPIAELISRNLAKGVENMAKGGLQLDQALVGGAEDDVEQNTRNSEDNDLNKPLAGVVIYVSKKLQAKQAEYHNIAGPLGADYRWTYDSSVTHLLYQGRGTDKEYKTAKQQKKFIISPYWLLLCKDMNSKVEEALFPHNYNPKMSLSVSTPTPTGRSTRRSVRNSSTTGDSNQEETTSKSNSSEDERTPAAAATPAPSANNIDINEESEPIQNATKENVEETSMTVSESSKVLCKQMEDLINATKGQKPERRKSRRLNSFGQLNASSSNESNVSNESKSTRSKFVKHTSKEEIVENIAPPDTQCEASQSLEVMWDDPTGRLEREKMADELERAYNPTQPNDFQFQPVFPSNADNVPIDQPLDAQNDHQADRTVTPEPPSLTFPRPKSTNIPPPQPIELIDDGDDLNEEEGMKLKTNPVFLLSGISVEERTVYGALIEQLGGICSDSQHFDTKSTHLVIEVPTRNEKVLASIASGKWVLHKSYFQACKLAGHFVDESEHEWGSISTEGMTGLSKLSLDLASAAHRWRLRVEQHHEGAFCGWSVVFCCTPHKVTGFKRLIEAGGGTVLATRPPYSSPNVLESCTHAFIETKSKTEFPVNEFVKAGIDCLKPEYIGAFLVNEPTPNSFYINQVAASVMRHPNHKRKGSDTLVLSNEAKKMKVNCN is encoded by the exons ATTTTGGGGGCAGAGACTTCACCAATTTGGATTAGTAAAGATGAATGTTATGCGATCAAAGAGAAAAAATCACGAGTTACaatgtttgtaaatgatttttcaactcCTGAATTCCAGCATTTAGAATCGACTAAAAATCG gaTATATGGACCATTCTGTGCAATTAACTGCTTTCAGCTTGGTGTG GGTTTTCCAAGATTTCCACATCCAGTGTTCTGTATGTCTATGAATAACTTGACAATTTGCTGTACAGGAGTTCCCACTGAACAACGA AACAAATGTTTTAAATTAGTCAAGTACATGGGTGGAAAAGTTGACAAACAATTCAACGACAATGTGACTCATCTCGTAGCAGCAGATACTGGCTCACAAAAATATCTG gtTGCTGGCCAGATGGGTGTGCCTATAATGTTGCCTGAATGGATTGACGCTGTCTGGAAAGAATCACAAAAACGCATATGTGCAGCAACTGAGGAACAATTCTCCCATCTTAGAACTCCTGTCTTTTACAAGGCCGTGATAACATTATCAGGATTTGACCTAAGTGAAAGAGCGCGGTATAAGCTGTTGATTGAAGATGCTG GTGGACGTTTCTCAGGTCAGATGATAGCCAAAGAATGCACGCACCTTGTTACATCAGAACCGCGTG GTAAAAAATATACTTTTGCTGTTAAATGGAAAGGTATACTGATCGTAAGTCCACAGTGGTTACACGATTCAGTTGAGCGAGGTTATCGTTTGGATGAAACACTGTATACTGTTGGTCCTGACAAATCGAAAGCTACCTCTACACCTACTAAGGATAGAG cATCATTGCACTCATTAACGGATATCAGCTGTATCGACTCGTCTAATATGTCGGCAGTATCTGCAATAGATGAAACCACAGATGCTTCAATGGAGATGGCGAAACCTCTGACAAGCTTTACTCGACGACCCTCTAGTTCTGACCTGAAACCAGAATTGatagaattgaaaaatcttGATCTGAATTCACCTGAAGTTCAATCCCACGAAATGTTCCTTGATGGCTGTAAG ATTTATGTGGTGGGATTCTCGCAACAAGACAGTGAAAAAGTGaagaaaatcatcaatttagGAGGCGCAACACG CTATAGCAATATAAATGAGTGTGTAACACATGTAATAATGGGTGAAAGAATTCAATCAGACTTGGATTTGATAATCAAAGAATCGTTTGA GCCCAAAGTAGTGACTCTTTCATGGCTGCTCGAGAGTTTACAACAAGGACATCCTGTTGATGAGATACCTTTCCGCTTTGAAAAAGCAACATCTGATCAAAAAATAGATATACCTAAAAA GAAAATGGATGTCAAGCCTAAACAAAATGAGAAAGATCCCTTTCCTAAGCCTAACCAATTGGAAAATAATCAGGATGAtatgaatgatattttgagCCAGTATTTAG gtgACCCAGAACGACAGTTGGATGACCCAGATCATGACATGACAGCTCCTCCAGTACCGGATAACAATTCACAACTAG TTGACAATACAATGGAAACAACATACTGGGCGCTACCGTTTAAAGACAAAGAGTTCATCCTATTTGGGTTAGACACAGATGTTGAGCATCTAAAAGAAATCATTACTGAAATGGGAG GAAAGTTGGTTCAATCAGTCGTACGACATGTTGTTGATTACGCCGTGGTTCCATTATTCGGTTATCCTGTTAACATCACAGTTGGTGAAGTCGTATCTACTGCATGGATT gatcGATGTATTGAAGAACAAGCATTACTCTCAGTTGATGATCATGTGTTGTATCGACCATTAACACTTGCAGCAGATGCACAGCCTCTTACCGGATGTGTTGTTACTATCAG CGGTTTTGTTGGATCGTTTCGTAATTGTTTGCACCAGATAGCTGAAAGTTTAGGAGCCTG CGTACAAGATCATTTAGCTCACAAAGCTAAAAGCGAGCAAGCGTTGAAAGCGAGCACTCATTTACTGGTCAATATTCCTGCTGGTATAGGTAGCAGCAAATACAAGGCTGCTGTTAAatggaaaattcaaattgtcCGAGAAGA ATGGCTGTATGAGTGTGCTAAAACTGGTAGAAAGATAGCAGAAGATAAATATTCAGTTGATACAACAacagcggcggcggcagcaTCGA AAGATATGAATACCAGTACTAGTTCCGCCACTAACACTCCGACATCAAACAAGCGAAATATAGCAATTACACCTACCAGTACCAATCGAATACCAACAGATCGTGAAAGTTTACCTCTGCAATCTCCAAGAGATTTAAATATTCCACCAAAAACGCCTAAACTCATTAATCAAAGAGTACAG GCATTGATGGCAAGCGCAGAATCTTTGACGCCGAAACCCAATCATAATTTAGTGTCACCTGGACAATTTCTGAACCCCGATAAACCATTTATACCAAACTTTGATTGCGCG GCTTTCCTCGATGCTATTAAAACTCCAGTTAATGCTGTAAGGCAGGCTGGACAACTAAAGAGAAGAAATAGTACA CCCATTGCTGAATTGATCAGTAGGAATTTAGCAAAAGGGGTAGAGAATATGGCGAAAGGAGGATTACAACTTGACCAGGCTCTGGTTGGTGGAGCTGAGGACGATGTTGAACAAAACACGCGAAATTCTGAG GATAACGATCTAAATAAACCACTTGCTGGTGTTGTGATTTATGTCAGTAAGAAACTGCAAGCTAAACAAGCTGAATACCACAATATAGCTGGTCCATTAGGAGCAGACTATCGATGGACATATGATTCCTCTGTTACTCATTTACTTTATCAG GGCCGTGGAACTGATAAAGAGTATAAGACAGCCAAACAGCAGAAAAAGTTCATCATATCACCGTATTGGCTATTACTG tGTAAAGATATGAATTCTAAAGTTGAGGAGGCACTTTTTCCACACAATTATAATCCAAAAATGAGTCTG TCAGTCTCGACACCGACTCCAACAGGTCGGTCCACACGCAGGTCCGTGCGTAATAGCAGTACTACTGGCGATTCGAACCAAGAGGAAACGACCTCAAAAAGTAATTCATCAGAAGATGAACGTACCCCAGCTGCTGCAGCTACTCCTGCTCCTAGTGCTAATAACATAGACATCAATGAAGAGTCTGAGCCAATTCAG aaTGCCACTAAAGAGAATGTAGAAGAGACTTCTATGACTGTATCAGAGAGCAGTAAAGTTTTATGTAAACAGATGGAAGACCTTATTAATGCCACAAA AGGCCAAAAACCCGAAAGACGGAAAAGTAGGCGGCTCAACT CGTTCGGACAGTTAAATGCTTCATCGTCAAATGAAAGTAATGTCAGTAATGAGTCAAAGTCAACACGATCCAAATTTGTGAAACATACCTCAAAAG AagaaattgtggaaaatattgCGCCACCAGACACTCAGTGTGAAGCTTCACAGAGTTTAGAAGTAATGTGGGACGATCCTACTGGCAG ATTAGAAAGAGAGAAGATGGCTGATGAATTAGAGCGTGCTTATAATCCAACTCAACCTAATGATTTTCAGTTTCAGCCGGTTTTTCCTTCGAATGCAGATAATGTACCAATTGACCAACCACTG GATGCACAGAATGACCATCAAGCAGACCGTACAGTAACCCCAGAACCACCATCACTTACGTTCCCTCGACCTAAATCTACTAACATTCCACCACCACAGCCTATTGAGTTGATCGACGATGGCGACGATTTAAATGAGGAAGAAGGGATGAAATTGAAGACCAATCCTGTTTTCTTGTTGTCCGGAATATCTGTTGAA GAACGCACAGTTTATGGTGCATTAATTGAGCAGCTTGGTGGTATTTGTTCAGACTCGCAACATTTTGATACAAAATCCACACATCTAGTTATAG agGTACCTACACGTAATGAAAAGGTATTGGCATCTATAGCTTCTGGAAAATGGGTTTTACATAAGTCTTACTTCCAAGCGTGTAAGCTTGCCGGTCACTTTGTCGAT GAGTCTGAACATGAGTGGGGTAGTATTAGTACAGAAGGTATGACTGGCCTCAGTAAATTGTCGCTTGATTTAGCATCTGCTGCTCATAGATGGAGATTGAGGGTTGAACAA cATCACGAAGGAGCTTTCTGCGGTTGGAGTGTTGTTTTCTGTTGTACGCCACATAAAGTGACTGGGTTTAAACGGCTGATAGAGGCAGGTGGAGGGACGGTATTAGCAACGAG ACCACCGTATTCAAGCCCGAATGTATTAGAATCTTGTACTCATGCATTTATCGAGACCAAATCAAAAACTGAG TTTCCAGTAAATGAGTTTGTAAAAGCTGGAATTGACTGTTTGAAACCTGAATATATTGGTGCTTTCCTGGTCAACGAGCCTACGCCAAATTCTTTTTACATCAATCAAGTTGCTGCTTCTGTTATGAG GCATCCAAACCATAAGAGAAAAGGCTCAGATACATTAGTATTGAGTAATGAAGCTAAGAAAATGAAGGTGAATTGTAATTAG
- the LOC141906340 gene encoding cell growth regulator with RING finger domain protein 1-like yields the protein MSSEVTKLMYSFMHLSNFLSISAVLICLALMFIFIVRINGEHNNVGMRITRQSFVPAQDIVGIFNPFEIKFPNLQNKSLSDGVHCSITTKIPCYIQTFWGAVIDKTHWKIRLPWRQYLDELLSDSLLNDQCIIKDVPQLLHSGTHHMHLQTELKVESLGQSPRARYPLVIIMSTQNIYDSDSSVISLISILHLKDSVCDGASHLIYSYIKSNQGDVGHLCSLQQLYVSDQQSDGRGCVVCCNGPVFCALLPCRHTCVCKNCFSKLDRCPMCRSLITSFFSIEEHNENPVNYDQEDDIQMQNLSWMQTIELWNQRVNEYFGFV from the exons ATGTCATCCGAAGTAACGAAGTTAATGTATTCGTTCATGCATTTATCGAATTTTCTGTCTATAAGTGCCGTGTTGATATGCCTAGCATTAATGTTCATATTCATAGTCAG GATAAATGGGGAGCACAATAATGTTGGTATGCGCATAACACGGCAATCATTTGTTCCAGCACAAGATATTGTGGGAATATTCAACCCATTCgaaataaaattcccaaatctACAAAATAAATCGCTTTCTG ATGGAGTCCATTGTTCAATCACAACTAAGATCCCATGTTATATTCAGACATTTTGGGGAGCAGTAATAGATAAGACCCATTGGAAAATTCGACTGCCATGGAGGCAGTACTTGGATGAATTACTGTCAGACAGTCTACTGAATGATCAATGCATTATTAAAGATGTTcctcaatt ATTACACAGCGGAACGCATCATATGCATTTACAAACAGAGTTAAAAGTTGAGAGTCTTGGTCAGTCACCTCGTGCAAGGTATCCTCTGGTCATTATTATGTCTACTCAAAACATCTATGATTCAGATAGCTCTGTG ATCAGTCTCATATCAATACTTCACCTGAAGGACAGCGTATGCGATGGGGCGTCACATTTGATATATAGttacataaaatcaaaccAAGGGGATGTCGGTCACCTATGCTCATTACAA caaCTGTATGTAAGTGATCAGCAGTCAGATGGTCGTGGTTGTGTGGTGTGCTGCAATGGACCGGTGTTTTGTGCTTTGTTACCATGTCGACATACGTGTGTCTGTAAAAACTGTTTCTCTAAATTGGATCGATGCCCTATGTGTCGGTCGttgattacatcatttttctCAATCGAAGAACACAATGAAAACCCTGTAAACTATGACCAGGAGGATGATATACAAATGCAGAATCTATCATGGATGCAAACCATTGAACTTTGGAATCAAAGagttaatgaatattttggtttcgtTTGA